One Aminivibrio pyruvatiphilus DNA segment encodes these proteins:
- a CDS encoding TRAP transporter small permease yields the protein MSEREAMGCFPENRPDRKSPIDLVLLSFFSIVTVACSLLLSVVISAAAFTRYIIGGDLYGFEEWVKLFAFWLYFMGGAYGAYNDTHVSADVVDSYMKDGTLKRTVIFLRNLITTGISILFTWYGYDFFMFGFMGPLGTGIAIPKTTVWQIPLWTSYLAVFLGLIFMSYYFFMRMLRSFRALIKGGIL from the coding sequence ATGTCAGAACGCGAAGCCATGGGCTGCTTCCCTGAAAACAGGCCGGACAGAAAGTCCCCGATCGATCTTGTCCTTCTGTCCTTTTTCTCCATTGTCACCGTTGCCTGTTCCCTTTTGCTTTCAGTGGTGATATCGGCTGCGGCATTCACTCGCTACATCATCGGCGGCGACTTGTACGGCTTCGAGGAATGGGTGAAACTTTTCGCCTTCTGGCTTTATTTCATGGGAGGTGCTTACGGCGCCTACAATGACACTCATGTTTCCGCCGACGTAGTGGATTCCTATATGAAGGACGGAACTCTCAAGAGAACAGTCATCTTTCTTCGGAATCTCATCACCACCGGGATCAGCATTCTTTTTACGTGGTACGGATACGATTTTTTCATGTTCGGCTTCATGGGACCCCTCGGCACAGGCATCGCGATTCCCAAGACCACTGTCTGGCAGATTCCGCTCTGGACATCCTACCTGGCGGTCTTTCTCGGTCTCATTTTCATGTCCTACTATTTTTTCATGAGAATGCTACGCAGTTTCCGGGCTTTGATTAAAGGAGGAATTTTATGA
- the dctP gene encoding TRAP transporter substrate-binding protein DctP, whose protein sequence is MHKRTKFALLLLAAVFAVSLAVPAMSSAAPEMTLRFAGQVPTEHTATKLMHQIAEEVKEKTNGRIEIVVYPANQLGDYTLVYEELIRGTIDMAAISVPSQFDPRLEVTYINCFVRNFDEAKEVFAADGWLFKKMDELSSRLGVKLLGFQVEGFIGIGSTKPVNEPLNPDVDKGILVRIPNMDVYKLGAEAMGYKTVTVPWAEVYTALQTGVADGVDGMTPTAAYTMLKDVLKYWYDLNYSVENFNYMISQKTWDKLSPADQKVIADACAKVTEMSIELAKQDQEKHLELMRQAGIQVFTYSPEELKPIFVKVSATWDKLADKFSKELIEEFKQQYAPK, encoded by the coding sequence ATGCATAAGAGAACAAAATTCGCCCTTCTTCTTCTCGCGGCTGTTTTTGCTGTATCTCTTGCCGTCCCGGCGATGTCCTCCGCGGCTCCCGAGATGACCCTTCGTTTTGCGGGACAGGTTCCCACTGAGCATACCGCCACAAAGCTCATGCACCAGATTGCCGAAGAAGTCAAGGAAAAGACGAACGGAAGAATCGAAATCGTCGTTTATCCCGCGAACCAGCTGGGCGACTATACCCTTGTCTATGAAGAGCTCATCCGGGGCACCATAGACATGGCGGCCATTTCCGTCCCCAGCCAGTTCGACCCCAGGCTGGAAGTAACCTACATCAACTGCTTCGTCAGGAATTTCGACGAAGCGAAGGAAGTCTTCGCCGCTGACGGATGGCTGTTCAAAAAAATGGACGAACTCAGCTCGCGACTTGGCGTGAAGCTCCTCGGCTTCCAGGTTGAAGGCTTTATCGGCATCGGAAGCACGAAACCGGTAAACGAGCCCCTGAATCCCGACGTGGACAAGGGAATTCTCGTGCGCATCCCCAACATGGACGTGTACAAACTCGGCGCGGAAGCCATGGGCTACAAGACCGTCACCGTTCCCTGGGCGGAAGTTTACACAGCCCTCCAGACAGGAGTCGCCGACGGCGTGGACGGGATGACCCCGACGGCTGCCTACACCATGCTGAAAGACGTTCTGAAGTATTGGTACGACCTGAATTACTCCGTTGAAAACTTCAATTACATGATCAGCCAGAAAACCTGGGATAAGCTCTCTCCTGCAGATCAGAAGGTCATCGCCGATGCATGCGCGAAGGTCACTGAAATGAGCATCGAACTTGCGAAGCAGGACCAGGAAAAACATCTCGAGCTTATGAGACAGGCCGGCATACAGGTATTTACCTATTCACCCGAAGAGCTGAAGCCCATTTTCGTGAAGGTTTCCGCCACATGGGACAAGCTTGCTGACAAGTTCTCCAAGGAACTGATAGAAGAATTCAAGCAGCAGTACGCCCCCAAATAA